The genomic window AAGACGAAAAAGTTGGTATTCTTACCAGCTATACCGAAACAGAACAAGGTTGTTTTGGATTGGGTTATGTCCGCACTAAAGCTGGCGGAAAAGGATTAAAAGTTCAGGTGGGAGAAACAGAAGGCGAAGTAGTTGAAATACCTTTTGTCAGTCACGAATATCCTGTCAGTTAAATATATTATTCATTAGTTTTGAGAAGTACTTCTACCACTTAACAATAAAGCATTTTGTACTTCTCGTTGCTCTTTTGTTGCATAGAAATGATACTTTCTGAACTGACCCGACTCTTTGACAAAAGCAATGTCTACTTGGGACATTGCGTTATCTAAGGGTCTATACCAATAATCTAGAATGTCATATACTACAAAACCCCGTTGTTTCATAAAGTCGATCGTGTCATAAAATTGCGGGCCATTTTTGAAAAACTCAAATAAAACAACTTCTAAAATTACATACTCTGTTTGTTTAAGAATTTCAGTAGCGCCAGCAAGTACATCAAGTTCTGCCCCTTGAACGTCAATTTTAATTAAATAAGGGCTTTGGTAATTTCTGTCGAGACAAATATCATCTAAAGCGATCGCCGGAACTGTTCTAGGGCTGCCATTTACGTTAGAATCTTCACATTCTAAATATAGGGAAGAACCTTCTAAATCCGGATGTACGTTGAGAACGGCAGTTCCTGGGGTTTTGGTGGCTACTGCTATAAGATATTCACAATCTTTATATTGACTGACAATTTTTTCTAAATATGGCTTATTTTCTTCTAATGGTTCGATTAAAATATGTTTGGCATTAGGAAAAGTTTCGTACAGTTGAAACGTGCCTGCTGCTGCACCGACATCAATTACTGTTTTTGGTTCAAAGCCTAACTTTTTAATATTTTGCAGTGACCCCAGTAAGGTTTGTCTATTTACGGAATCCGTTACTGTTTTACGCCTAATTTCTAAGCCTAAATTACTTACTGAAGAATTGATTAACCATTTAATTGTTTGTTTGATATTCATGATATGTAACAGCTTTTCAAAATAGTTTCTAATTTTAGGTGTGGTGAAATTTGCGGTAAAGCATGGCTTTTACTGGTTGACCATTCCGTAAATGCCGTTCAATAACTGCTGGTACTTCATCTGGATGTACGCGATCGTACCATATTCGATCTGGTTCTACTAATACGATCGGACCATTCCCGCATTGTCCCAAACATTGACTAGCAGTGACGCTGATGTGAGGAACTGGATTTGCTTGAAAAGCTGCCAACACCTTAGCTGCACCATACTTGCTACAGGCTTTACTTTGGCAGATTCGCACGTATTTAATAATATCATTCATTATTTTTATAGTTCGCAGCAATTTAAAAAGCGGGTTAGCAAAAAACCTAAAGCTAAAACACCAACTTTTCCTTTAACTTTTATTTAAAATTTCCATTCCCAATAAGCGATCGCAAAATCTATTCCCTTTATAGCAACCGCCGCCACAAAGTCAGGTGAAGGCTTAAAATCATGTAATAACCAGCTTCTTGATGGTTGTCGATCGCCTGGTATACTCAGTAGTCTGGCAGGTTCATCGGGTATCGGGGAGACTTCAATTTGGTCGAGATGTCCGGCTAGTCCGTCGCCTGTTGCTTTTAGGAAAGCTTCTTTCTGAGTCCAAGCGTGAAAAAAAGCGATTTCCTTTTGGTGAGGAGGAAGTTTGCTAAATGCCGATTTCTCATTTTCACTGAAGAATCGATTGACGATTTGTTCGGCATCGGGTGTAGAACGAATATACTCGATGTCGATGCCGATCGCGCGATCGAGAGTAATCCCATAAACAGCTAAATCTTGGGAATGAGATACGTTAAACTGCAAATTACGATCGTTGTAAGTTCGCGCCAATGAAGGTTTACCGCGAGAACTGTAAGTAAATTCTACTTGCTGAGGTTCGGTATTTAGATAGCGACTCAGGATATTTCTCAGTATGCCGCGAGCCGCCGTAAAACGTTTTCGATCGCGCTCGAAATGAAACCGTTCTGCTCGATTTTTTTCGTCAGGCGAGAGAGTTTCGGCTAAGCTTTGCAAGCATGATGGCATTGGGTCTAGAGAGGCACGCCAAATATGAACGTCATCTGCGGACAAAAGCAAATTTGCAGGCGGAAAATCGAATTTCAACTTACGGTAAAATGGTGCGATAACGAACTTTACGATCTCAAACTCTTGGCATCGCTTCTTCAGCTTGTGGGAACGAGGAATTTCCTCGATTGGTTTAATGCCAAAGCGATCGCCAACAGAAAGTATTTATCTTATCATCCTTCAATGGCCGATCGGGTAAGTTATTCAATGGCAATGCTTGTTCGTTAACATCATTTTAGCAGTAATTGGCGTAAATCAACGCAAAACAAAGAATTAGTTAGGGAAAAGAGCGATCTTTCATCCTTTCCCCTTTTTTTCTTAGTAGCCTCTTCAATTAATCAGGCAGAAGTTCTTTTGATGCTAGCCAATTGCGATCGTACAAACGGGATTGATAGCGGCTACCGCTATCGCAGAGAATAGTAACGATCGTATGTCCCGGCCCCATTTGCTTAGCCAAAGCAACGGCAGCACCCACGTTGATACCGGAAGAACCGCCCAAAAACAAGCCATCTTTCATCAACAATTGATAGATCGTTCGTACCGCTTCTTTATCATCAATTTGGATCGCATCGTCGATCGGTACGCCCTCCATATTAGCGGTAACCCGGCTATTCCCGATCCCTTCCGTAATCGAGTTACCCTCCATTTTCAGATCGCCAGATTTGATATAACTGTAAAGCGCACTCCCCATCGGGTCTGCCAAAACCGTTTTTACATCAGTATTTTTTTCTTTCAGACACATCGCC from Leptolyngbyaceae cyanobacterium includes these protein-coding regions:
- a CDS encoding FkbM family methyltransferase: MNIKQTIKWLINSSVSNLGLEIRRKTVTDSVNRQTLLGSLQNIKKLGFEPKTVIDVGAAAGTFQLYETFPNAKHILIEPLEENKPYLEKIVSQYKDCEYLIAVATKTPGTAVLNVHPDLEGSSLYLECEDSNVNGSPRTVPAIALDDICLDRNYQSPYLIKIDVQGAELDVLAGATEILKQTEYVILEVVLFEFFKNGPQFYDTIDFMKQRGFVVYDILDYWYRPLDNAMSQVDIAFVKESGQFRKYHFYATKEQREVQNALLLSGRSTSQN
- a CDS encoding (2Fe-2S) ferredoxin domain-containing protein; amino-acid sequence: MNDIIKYVRICQSKACSKYGAAKVLAAFQANPVPHISVTASQCLGQCGNGPIVLVEPDRIWYDRVHPDEVPAVIERHLRNGQPVKAMLYRKFHHT
- a CDS encoding 4'-phosphopantetheinyl transferase superfamily protein codes for the protein MPSCLQSLAETLSPDEKNRAERFHFERDRKRFTAARGILRNILSRYLNTEPQQVEFTYSSRGKPSLARTYNDRNLQFNVSHSQDLAVYGITLDRAIGIDIEYIRSTPDAEQIVNRFFSENEKSAFSKLPPHQKEIAFFHAWTQKEAFLKATGDGLAGHLDQIEVSPIPDEPARLLSIPGDRQPSRSWLLHDFKPSPDFVAAVAIKGIDFAIAYWEWKF